A region from the Serinus canaria isolate serCan28SL12 chromosome 10, serCan2020, whole genome shotgun sequence genome encodes:
- the CA12 gene encoding carbonic anhydrase 12: MFTREFLQSAKKLNCWNKSFLEMSAKSFRIVTVATVLTFFQKIQLSVQAPLNVSKWSYIGPDGEKAWPKKYPFCGGVFQSPIDFHKAILQYDSNLLPVEFIGYNVPSTDQFTLINNGHSVKMYLSPAMFIRNLPFEYTASQLHLHWGNQNKSEGSEHTVGGKHFAAELHIVHYNSEKYPDITAAMDKADGLAVLAVLLEIGPFSPSYEKIFRHFQNVKYKDQKVLVPGFNIQELLPDRLDEYYRYKGSLTTPPCYPSVLWTVFRHSVKISQDQLLALETAMYCTQSDDPEPLEMVDNFRNVQEFHERLVFISFHEGFVVSVGTVCILGVLIILAVAFWLLKKKSCKKGGGDNRGVI, translated from the exons ATGTTTACAAGGGAATTTCTTCAGAGTGCAAAGAAACTGAACTGCTGGAATAAGTCTTTCCTTGAGATGTCAGCCAAGAGCTTCAGGATAGTCACAGTGGCTACTGTGCTTACTTTCTTCCAAAAGATACAGCTCTCAGTGCAAGCGCCGTTGAATG tGTCAAAATGGTCTTATATTG GTCCTGATGGAGAGAAGGCCTGGCCAAAGAAATACCCATTTTGTGGAGGAGTATTCCAATCACCAATTGATTTCCACAAAGCTATTCTCCAGTATGATTCTAATCTCTTGCCTGTAGAATTCATAGGCTATAACGTGCCCTCCACAGACCAGTTTACATTGATCAATAATGGCCATTCAG TGAAAATGTATCTGTCACCTGCTATGTTCATCAGAAACCTCCCATTTGAATACACTGCATCTCAACTTCACCTGCACTGGGGAAACCAAAACAAGTCCGAAGGCTCTGAGCACACTGTTGGCGGGAAGCATTTTGCAGCGGAG TTGCATATTGTACATTACAACTCGGAGAAATACCCAGATATAACAGCAGCAATGGACAAAGCAGATGGACTGGCTGTTTTGGCTGTTCTCCTTGAG ATTGGACCCTTCAGCCCATCCTACGAAAAGATCTTCAGGCACTTCCAGAATGTGAAATACAAGG ATCAGAAGGTCCTGGTCCCTGGATTCAATATTCAAGAACTGCTTCCTGACAGACTGGATGAGTATTATCGCTACAAAGGATCCCTGACCACTCCTCCCTGCTACCCAAGCGTTCTCTGGACGGTTTTCCGACACTCCGTTAAAATTTCTCAAGACCAG TTACTGGCACTGGAAACAGCCATGTATTGCACACAAAGTGATGACCCAGAACCCCTGGAAATGGTTGATAACTTCAGAAATGTTCAGGAATTCCATGAAAGACTGGTTTTTATCTCCTTCCATGAAG GTTTTGTGGTATCTGTTGGGACCGTCTGCATTCTGGGAGTTCTCATCATTCTTGCAGTAGCGTTCTGGTTGCTAAAGAAGAAAAG ctgCAAAAAAGGAGGTGGAGACAACAGAGGAGTCATCTAG